The Paenibacillus sp. FSL R7-0345 DNA segment CTGCATGACCAGCAGCATGGATTCAGCCCCGAGCCGTTTGCCTGCTTCGTAGACGGATTCGGCAAGCTCACGCTTGTCATCATCGGCCACAACGGCAAGCAGCTCGCCGCTGCGCAGGCCCAGACAATCCTTAAGTACATTCATACTGATACCTATTCTTGCTTCACTCATGTTAACTTCCTCCTGATTACACCATTTCTGCTATCAGCTTGCCCATCAGGGCGTTTGACAGTACAGCGGGCACTCCTGCTGAAGCGGCCCACTGTCTATGCTGCTCCACATAGCCCATACAGTCAAGTACCAGGACATCAGCCTCGTCCCGGAGCCGCTCTGCAGCGGCGCGAAAATCGCTTTCCGTTCCGGTATAAGGCGAAGCCGCAGCAAAGGGAACCCTCGCGCCGGAAGCGGCGAATTTCTCATTCATGGCCTCCTCCTGCTCCGGCAGCGGACCGATCAGCCCCAGCCGGCGGCCGCCCAGCATAGCCTGCACAACAGGCGGAATAATCTGATCCGGCTCCAGCAGATGGGCACGATTCGTATGCAGCCCCGGAAAAACACCAGTGCAAAGCAGCAGAATCGTAGTGATTCCGTCTGCCTCCATCGTATCAATCTTCTCCTGCAGCACCGGCGCAATCCGCTCCCGTGAAATAACAGCCGCCGTACCGTCGGCCATCCGGGTAGTCAGCACATACTCTCCGGCCTGCGGACTAAACAGTTCATACACCTGCTCAGCAGTATAGCCGTCCAGTACCCCGGCCTGGACAAGCCCTGCCCGGCCTTCCAGACATTTCTCAAGAATGGGCGCGACATCCGAACGGGGAGTCTGGCCGATTGTAATCATGCCGATATTATTCATGCTATTCCCTCCTGACAATCCCTGTCTCTTTATCACCCTAGTTCCAAAATTCTCCTCCGCTGTTCTTCCCTCAGCTTAAAATCCGATATACAAATGGCGCTGAACAGCTTCAGCGCCACCGTCTCCTAAATATTAAAGGGACGCCACTGCCGGCCGGCCCAAGGTCTGCAGCACATTCATTGAACCATACAATTCTGTAATCCGCGCGAACTCTTCCTCGTTATAAAAGGAACATGTCCCCTGAGTCACTTCTTTGGCCGTTTCAATGGCAAAACGCACAGCCTGTGCGATATCTACTTCATGGCTTGCACCAGTTCCGCAGCCGGGAACCATGGACTGGGCCGTAATAGCGAGACCCACAACCGGAGCTGATGTTGCTACTGCCGGCTGGAGGATCGAGTTGATGTGGTACAGCCCGTTTCCGTAAGGTGTAATATCCTGAGTTGTCACCGGGAAAGTAACCGGATACTGGCCGGTCGTCATTTCTTTAATCCGCAGCAGATCCTCGCTTACCCGCAGAATGTAGCCTTCCTTAACTGTAGGCGAAATAGCGATACCTTTGTGGTTGACCACACGGTTGCCTTTGGTCGTGTCGATCGACAGGACGGCTTCCATCTCAGGCAGCACCTCATGCTCGTTCATCTGCAGAATATCTACAGGAGAATCCATGAAATCTACCGGCTCATGCGGCAGCGTCGGTGCATCCGGGCAAATATGGGTTGTAATCAGCACATCGCCTTTTAAAACATCCCCTTTGGACTGCATGTCCGCCAGCTTGAGCGCTGCTGCTACAGCTGCAACGGCCCCGTCTGCATCAGAGACAATTCCGATCCGGCTTGGCCGGGCGCCGATTCCGCCGAGACGGCCGACAATGCCAAAAGTAGGCGCGCTGCCCCCATTTAATTTCCCCTCGCTGCCCGGAATCGTGATTTTAACGAATTCTGTGCTGCCTTTTTCTCCCTCCACCTTTTGAACAAGGACCTCAATCCCCGGATATGCAGAAAATAACTGTCTGATCTGCTCCCCGTTCACATATGCACTGTCCATTGTGTTCATTACCGTAATCGTTTGCTGAAGTGCCATTCCAATTCCCTCCCGGATGTCGTTCTTAAGATTGTGATGTTAGCATTTATACTATCGCAAAGTCAGAAATGTCCACAATGTACCGCCCTGCCAAAACTGAAGCCGGTTTCTTGTGCTTTGCAGATAAACCTTACGTCCCGCGTATGCTCTCTTCCTTGCCGCAAATATTTTATAGAAGAAGTAGGCATACCCTTTTGAAAGCAGCCGTGATATGGTAGCTTAAGACGCACATAGACAAGAACTTTTACCGAAATGAATACAGATCAGGAGGTTTTTTTATGCTACAGCAACAGCTGGCGGCGGCATTGCAATCAGAGGCGGAGGCGGCGGGGTTCTCGGGTTCTTTTCTCGTAAAAAGCACCGGGGCAGCTGTGGTCTCCGGCACATACGGGTACGCTAACAAATCAGACCGGACCTTCAACCGTCCAGATACAAGGTTCGGAATTGCCTCCGGCTGCAAGCTGTTCACCGCCATTGCGGTCTGCCAGCTGATTGAGCAAGGCAGGCTTGCACTCGATAGCAACGTCATGGATATTCTGGAGCGGACTCATTTCCCCCGTTTCAGTGCCGAATTTACGGTGCATCAGCTGCTGACCCACAGCTCCGGAATTCCGGATTATTTTGATGAAGAAACGATGAACGATTTCACTGAGCTGTGGAGAACCCGGCCGATGTATCTGCTCAGACGGCTTGAGGATTTTTTGCCGATGTTCCATGAACTTCCAATGGCTTCAGAACCGGGCGCCAGATTCCATTACAACAATGCCGGATACATTCTGCTTGGACTGCTCGTTGAGAAGCTCAGCGGGCTTACCTTTACGGACTATGTGGAGCAGCATATTTTTGCCGCATGCCAAATGGAGGCTTCGGGATACTTCGAACTGGACGCGCTGCCCGGTAACACGGCTCAAGGATACATTGTAAAAGACGACGGCACATGGACCACCAACGTCTATTCCATCCCGGTTAAAGGGGGCGCCGACGGCGGCGCATTCACAACGGCTCCTGATATGCTGCTGCTGTGGGAGGGACTGCTTCAGCACAAGCTGCTTGGCCCGGAAATGACCGCCCGGCTGTTAACGCCGCATATTCATGTAGATAAGGACGACCACTATGGCTATGGGGTGTGGATTACGAAGCGGGACGGCGAAGTGTATAAATATCATGTGATGGGCTATGATCCCGGCGTATCCTTCCACTCTGCTTATTATCCGGCCGGCAAAGCGATAGCTACCGTCCTCTGCAATGAGAGCCGGGGAGCTTACCGGATGCTGAAGACTATAGAGAAGTGTCTGGACAGATAAGAAAGCTGAGGCGACAACACTTTGAAAAATAAAATAATAATGGCCATCATGATCCTGTCACTTGTCACTTCGCTAATGACCTTTACGCAATCTTACTTACATTCAGCCAATGCCGGCCAGCAGATCCGAAGCGACATATTTGATCTGTCCGAGCGGCAAATGAAGGATGCTATCGCTATTGGACAGGTTGATCTGCAGACGATTACGGAATTTCGCTCAGAACAGAGCCTTCCAGTACTCGAAAATACCATGCCAGGCCGGCAGCCGGCAATCAGCGTCAACACCCCCTATTACTACATCGCGATGATGTCTTACAATGCTTTTAGCCAGGGCCGGCAGTACACACTTAATGATGCAAAAAAGATCAACGAACAATTTTCCGGTCTTGGGCAGCTGGGTTTCGGCGTAAAAGCATCCGGGGATAACGCAAATTTTACTGACCATATCACCATTACGCTGAAGCAAGGTTCAACGATACTGCTGCCTGACAGCATAACCGGAAAAGGCGGACTGGCTGAGGCGGACGGAGCCGGCAGCTCCAGCTACTCTACAATGCTGATTCCCTATTTCGATAACAGCAGAATCGACTTCAGCCAGCCCGCCGAGCTGATCTACCTGGATGAAGAACAGAGACAGTCCGTAATCTATCAGGTGGATTTTGCCAAAATAAAATAAAAAGGCCGCCGGGTATCCCCCGGCAGCCCAGACGTACGGAACAGCTGCTGTCCCGTACGTTTTTATTTAATTGCGGATCTAGTACCGTGTAACGCCGTCCTTCGTCACCAGCGCGAACACCAGCGGCTGCGGCGGAACCGGCTCACCTGAGATGCGGTAAGCCTCCAGCACCTTCGCCTCCGCTTCCCGTACCTTGCTCTCGCTGGCATCGTTCACATGCAGCACGGCAAGCGTATCGCCTGCGGCAACAGTATCGCCGACCTTCAGGGACAGCTGGATGCCGACAGCCAGATCGATCTGCGATTCCTTGGTCTCGCGGCCTGCACCGAGCAGCATCGCGGCAACGCCGATCTCCTCAGCTTGGATGCTCTCCACGTAGCCTGCGGAAGCAGCCTTCACTTCGAGGAAGCGGCTGGCCGACGGCAGCGTATCCGGCGCCTCAACCTGCGTTACATCCCCGCCCTGCGCAGATACCATCTGCTTGAACTTCTCCAGGGCACTGCCGTCCTCGATGTGCGACAGCAGGATCGAGCGCGCTTCCGCCTCATCCTTCGCCTTGCCGCCCAGCACCAGCATCTGGCTGCCCAGAATGAGGCAGACCTCCTGCAGATCCTTCGGACCCTGGCCCTTCAGCGTCTCGATGCCTTCCTTGATCTCCAGCGCGTTGCCGATGCCGAAGCCCAGCGGCTGATCCATATCGCTGATTACAGCCACGGTGTTACGGCCGAGATGTGTGCCGATATCAACCATCGCCTGCGCCAGAGCAATCGAATCGTCCAGTGTCTTCATGAAGGCGCCGCTGCCGGTTTTGACGTCCAGCACGATGGCGTCGGCGCCGGCGGCGATTTTTTTGCTCATGACGGAGCTGGCAATCAGCGGAATGGATTCCACTGTTGCGGTCACGTCACGCAGCGCATACAGCTTCTTGTCGGCAGGCGTAATGTTGCCGGACTGGCCGATAACGGCCGCGCCGATCTCCCCGACCTGGGCGAAGAACTGCTCACGGCCCATCTCCACCGAGAAGCCGGCGATGGACTCCAGCTTGTCCAGTGTACCGCCGGTATGGCCCAGCCCGCGGCCGGACATTTTGGCGACCGGTACTCCGGCAGAAGCCACCAGCGGTGCAAGCACCACAGTCGTTTTGTCGCCGACACCGCCGGTGGAATGCTTGTCCACCTTGATGCCGGCAATCGGGCTAAGATCCACCTGGTCTCCGGACATTGCCATCTCCAGCGTCAGATCGCCGGTTTCCCGCGCGTTCATTCCCCGGAAGTACACAGCCATAGCCCAGGCGGAAATCTGGTAATCCGGAATCTCGCCTTTGCTGTAACCCTGGATCAGGAAAGCAATTTCTTCACGGCTCAGTTCGCCGCCGTCTCTTTTTTTCTGAATCAGATCAACTGCACGCATTAGTTTTGCACCTCACGGATAATGGCTCCTCTAACGAGCCCGATAATTTAGTTTTCAGCTAAACAGAACACGACGGTAACGGCTCAGCCTACATCTTAGGGATAAAGGCCAGCACCAGCTTCAAAAAGCGCTCACGTACACGCTCTGCCGTCTCCATAACCTCAGCATGGTTCAGCGGCTGGTCCAGGATACCGGCAGCCATGTTGGTGATACAGGAGATGCCCAGCACCTCAAGACCAGCGTGACGGGCTACAATGGTCTCCGAAACGGTAGACATCCCTACAGCATCCGCACCCAGAACGCGCAGCATCACAATCTCGGCCGGGGTTTCATAGTTCGGTCCGAGCAGACCGGCATAGACGCCTTCCTTGAACTCAAAATTCTGGGCCGCCGCTGCTTCCTTAGCCACTGCAATCAGACGGGGACTGTAAGCAGCCGACATGTCCGGGAAACGTACGCCGAGTGCGTTATCGTTCGGTCCGATCAGCGGATTGCGGCCGGTCAGGTTGAGATGATCGGTAATCAGCATCAGATCACCCGGGGTATAGTCCTTGTTCACACCGCCGGCGGCATTGGTTACGAGCAGGCTGGTTACCCCAAGCTCCTTCATGACCCGTACCGGGAATGCCGTTGTCTCCGGGCCGTAGCCTTCATACATGTGGAAGCGGCCTTTCATCATGACTACACGGCGTCCTTCAATCAGACCAATCAGCAGCTCGCCCTCATGGCCTTCAACGGTCGATACCGGGAAATGCGGAATTTCATTATAAGGAATGACTACTTCATCTGTGATGAGATCTGCCAGCACACCCAGTCCGGAACCCAGAATCAGGCCGATTTCCGGAGCTACGGTACATTGGTCTTTAATATAGGCTACTGCCTCTTGAATGTGATTTTGAGTTACTGCCATGGTTTGTTGCCTCCTTGAGGATATAAGGTTCGTTATTTAAGTTCTGCCAAAAAGCTTGTCCCGTACTGCGGCGCCTTTGCCCCGAAATTGTCGGCAATCGTAGCGGCTACGTCAGAGAAGGTCTGGCGGATGCCCAGATTTCCGGGGGTCTTGAATCTCGGGCTGTACACCAGCAGCGGCACATATTCGCGTGTATGATCCGTTCCGCTGTGGATCGGGTCATTACCGTGGTCAGCGGAAATAATCAGCAGATCGTCTTCGCCAAGCGTGGAGAGCAGCTCAGGAACCGCCTCATCAAACACTTCCAGCGCATGTCCGTACCCTTCCGGATCACGGCGGTGCCCGTACAGGGAATCAAAGTCTACCAGGTTGGTAAACAGGAAGCCGTCAAACGGCTTGCGCAGCTCATCAATGGTGATCTGGATGCCGTGCTCATTGCTCTTGGTAGGATACGAGGCAGTAACCCCTTCCCCGGTGAAAATATCGTTGATTTTACCGACAGCAATGACATCCTTGCCGATATCCTGCAGCGCGTTCATCACAGTCGGCTCCGGCGGCTTCACGGCATAATCATGACGGTTCGGCGTACGCTTGAAATCTCCCGGCTGGCCGACATACGGGCGGGCAATGACGCGTCCTACCGAAAATTCGGGAGCCATGGTCAGCTCGCGGGCGATTTTGCAGGCGCTGTACAGTTCTTCAAGCGGGATAATATCCTCATGGGCAGCAAGCTGGAATACACTGTCCGCAGACGTGTACACAATCCAGGCACCGGTCTTCATCTGTTCTTCGCCGTATTCCACCAGAATCTCCGTACCGGAAGCCGGCTTGTTTCCGATGACTTTGCGGCCGGTCGCCGCTTCGAATTTCTCAATCAGCTCTGCCGGGAAGCCGTCCGGATACACGTTAAAAGGAACCTCAATCTTCAGCCCCATCAGCTCCCAGTGTCCGGTCATCGTATCCTTGCCTACGGATACCTCCTGCATTTTACCGTAATATCCGGCTGGTTCAGCTACGGGCTCAAGCGGCGGCAGGGCAGCAATGTTGGCCAGGCCCAATTTTTGCAGGTTCGGCAGCTTCAGGCCGGGTACCCGCTCCAGAATGTGTCCCAGCGTATGGGAACCTTTATCTCCAAAACTTTCGGCATCCGGCGCTTCACCGATGCCTACACTATCAAGCACAATAAATCCGATCCGTTTAAATGAGGACATTACATCATTCACTCCTTCGCAGTATGCATAATCTGAAGTCTTAATAAAAGCAGGAAGAAACGGCTCTACCTTCTTCCGCAGGGCTAATCCCCCGGGGAAACCAGCGGTCTTACAACCCGCTTGTCAGGTACCCGTTTTTTTCGCCGAAAGAACCATCCGGAGACTCTCGTGTCCGGCCATTCTTTCAGTATGATTCCATCATAACTATCTTACTCATAAAAAGCATCTTTTTAACACGTTAATGCACCAGGCAATACAGTAAGCTCCGGCCATCATCCGCGGGCCTTTCCTTGTCAGGCCCGCGGATGATGGCTCTCATAGACTTCCTTCATATTTTTGCGGGCAATGCCGCTGTACACCTGGGTAGTGGAGATATCGGCATGGCCGAGCATCTGCTGGACCGACCGCAGATCTGCTCCGCCTTCCAGCAGATGCGCGGCAAACGAATGCCGGAGGGTGTGAGGCGTAATATCCTGGCCAATCCGGGCTTCCCGCGCATATTTTTTTATGATTTTCCAAAAGCCCTGCCGGGTCAATCGCCCGCCGAGACTGTTCAGGAATAGCGCCGGCTCCTCTTTGCCGCTGCGCAGCAGCTTGTCCCGCCATTCGTCCGTATAACCCGCTACACTGTCTGCGGCAAGCGTTCCAATCGGAATAATCCGCTCCTTGCCTGAAGCTGCGCTGCAGCGGACAAACTTCAGCCCGGTCTGCACATCTCCGACATCCAGCGAGATCAGCTCGGAGACCCGGATACCGGTAGCATACAGCAGCTCCAGCATGGCCTTATCCCGCATTCCCTGCGGCCCCGTTATATCAGGAGCAGCCAGCAGCCGTTCCACTTCCTCAATGCTGAGGATTATCGGCGGCTTATGGCTGGGCTTTATTTTGTCCATTTCCAGCGTCGGGTCCTGGCTGATCTGCCTGGTCTTCAGCAAATAATGAAAAAAGGCACGCAGCGATACCGTGCTCCGGTTAACAGTAGCCGCTGCCCTTCCGGCTCCGCGGAGTGCGGCAAGATACTGGAGAAGATGCGATCTTCTTATTTCATCCGGTGAAGGGATTCCCCGCTCGGCTGCAAAATCCAGAAACTGCGAAATATCCCGCCCGTAGGATTCAAGCGTGCTTGAGGACAAGCCTTTATCTTCGGTTAGATAGTGCATAAAAGACTGCAAGTGCGACTTCATTCATTCACGCTCCCGTCTGCTCAGGCTGCTCATCGCGGCTATGCAGCATTTAGGCATATGATTTTCAAATATCATCTACAAGGCTACATTCGACAGACTTCTTGTTTTTCCCTGCTTTTGTCCCGGGTCTTATTCCCCATACCAGTAATATAGCCGCAGACGTTCGCCTGCATTAAGCCCGTCACTGTCAGATGGAGCATCCTGAAACGCCCGGACGGCTGAACCTTCCGGAATGTCATAATGATCAACCGGACTGATCCAGCCGCCGATCCAGTTCAGCGCATAATAGAGCAGACAGCTAAAAGCAACCAGCAGGGTCATAAAATACAGCCGGCGCACCGTTTTCGGTATAGAGACTATCATTAGGATACCTCCCGTAGGTTTGGTCAAGGTCAATCGACTCGTCCTACACTTTATGCGCCGGCCTTCAGGGTTATGTATTTCCGGATTGAAAAAGCCCCCTCCGGCTGATACCGGAGAGAGCTTGTGCGGTAATTCCTCATCTATAAGCTTTATTCGGGAGCGCTGCCGTCCGCTGGATTTTTGTCCTTGCAACGGTGGCAAATCCCGTGAAAATCAAGTCTATGATCAAGCACCGTAAAATTAAATTCGTTCTCAAGCCGCTCTTCCAGCGGTCCCAGCCAGTCCTCACGAATCTCGTCCATGGAGCCGCACTGCACACAGATCAGATGATGATGATGATGCTTGGCCGTATCCGTCCGCAGATCATAGCGGGCAACGCCGTCGCCGAAGTTAATCTTCTCCACGACGTGAAGCTCGCTGAGCAATTCCAGGGTACGATATACGGTGGCAAGACCGATCTCGGGAGCCTTTTCTTTTACAAGCATAAACACATCTTCCGCGCTTAAATGATCCTCTTCGTTCTCCAGCAGCACTCTTAAGGTTGCTTCCCGTTGGGGCGTAAGCTTATATCCTTGGGATTGTAGCTGTTGTTTAATCTTGTCTATCCGGGCTTCCACCTATCTCCCTCCCCCTTGGAAAATTACCGCACCGGGCACAAAACCACTTCTATATTATAGGGTGTGTTCCTTTGAGAAGTCAAACGCTTTTAGAATCATTTTAAATTAGGAGTATTCGCATAAAAAAGGACCCCGCCAGCGTCCGGCAGGGCCAAAGTCTATAATAAGGGGGTCATGGGATTACTATAAACCCCGAAGCTTAAAATTGGATGAATGAGAGATAAAGGTTTGCTGAAAAGGAACAGGAAAAAGCTTGAATCCCGCAGGTTCCTGCAAGATAATGGAAGTGTGTATCCGCACAATCGGAGCAGTCACTAACATTATTGAAATGATAGGCCTGGGAAGCATCCTTTTGTTGACTAAAAGTTGCAGCACTACACTGACGGCATTCTTTAATTTTGCTCACCGTATACCTTTATCTAGCCTATGAGATCCTTGCACACTCTTCCAGCCACCTCTTCCATGCCAGCGGCCAGCCTGAGCGCAATGCTGCTTGTGAACTTGTATGTTTAGTTGCACTTTGTACACTTAAAACCCTTATTTTCCCCTCACAACGCCGGTTTAGTTGTACTTTGTGCAGTTATATGAGCTATTTAAGGCCTGTTTGGGTCAATATTGGCAGATTTAGTTGTACAAACTGCAGTTAAACACCTGCAATAGCAAAATGAGGGCGTTTTAGTTGCACAAACTGCAGCTATTCCACCAAAGGGCTGCTGGAGGATGGGCATACAGCAGCTCCAGCGGACCGGTAGGACTGGCTAAGCAGTCTAAGAAAGGTTACACAGGCGCTGTAAAATTAACGTCCATTATAAAAATTAAACCAGCTTGTCCGGACATTACCCGGCAGGCTGGTTTGTTTATAGCTGCATATGTGATGCCCTCGATTACAGTGAAACCAGCATCGGCGTAACCCAGCGCATCATAGCCGGCGTCACCCAGGCTTCAAACCCGGAAACACCGAGAACGAGCACGGCCATCCCAAGTGACAGCAGCGTATACATGGCAAACGGCCGGGTCACCGGAGTGCGTCTTCCGCCAAGCACACGGCTGCGGATCATCAGCAGAGAGAAGGCGATCGCAGCAGCACTGCTGACCAGCAGCACCGGAATCAGCACCAGATTATGCGGGGCGACGGAGACAAGCGCGAACAGCATTCCATGCCAGGAATATTCGCTGACCATGCAGCCGACGGTAAAGCCGATCAGCACGCCTTTGAGAAAATCAAGAATGAGAATCCCCGGCAGCCCGATCACCGACAAGCCCAGAATCCAGATCAGCCCCACCCATTTCAGGTTCAGCGCGGCTATGCTCCAGTAGGAATCCGGGGCTGCCGGCAGCCCCTGCTGATCCACGGTCACAAAGAAATTACCGAGATAATCCCCCAGCTCCTGCTGCTGATCGAGCGTCAGGCTGCTGACAATCAGCGCCCCGAACACAACCCCGACCAGAAATAATACCGCTACAAAAATATAAAGAGGCGTCTGTTCCTTGATCATCAGCCGCAAACTGCGCATAGGGACGTTCTCCTTTCAGGTCACATGTTACACCTTATGAGAAAACGTCCCGTTCTATGACTTGTCCTGCGGACAAGTCAGGACTAGCTTTGCGATTTGTCCACTTTGCCGTAGGTTCCGCCCCCGCCTGAAGTCAGCGCAAGCCGGCCGCTGCGGGCCAGAACGATTTTCGCCGCCAGCTCAGGCCCTGCCACTCCGGCCAGCTCAGCTTCATCCGCCCGGTGCAGGATATTCATCTCGGTCCCGAAAGCAGCCAGCAGCGCGTTCATCTTGGCCTTGCCCAGTCCCGGGATGAACTCCAGCGGGACCTGGTAATGGTATGGCGGGCGGTGGGCGGGAACAAGCGGCTGCTCCCGGTCCGCGATGTGCAGGATGCGGTCAAATACGCCCTGTACAAGCTTCGTGCTTCCACAGTAAGGACAACGCTCCGAGGTAGCTGCCGCTTCATCAATAATACTGCCGCAGCTGGAGCAATAACTGCGGTGATATTTGCCGAGCCGCGGATTAAGGCCGAAATTGGCACTCACGCTCCGCCCTTCCTGACGGGCAAGCGCCAGCCGGAATTCGTTAAACGACGGGGCGGCCAGTTCAAGCACATTGTATTCGCGGCCGATTTTACCGAGAGAGTGTGCATCGGAATTGGTCAGAAAGGAATAGCGGTCCAGCTCAGAGATATATCCGGCCATCTCCGAGTCCGCGCTTAGGCCAAGCTCCACGGCGGCAATCTGCTCCAGATCAAACAGCTCCGCCATCCGTTCTGCTGAACAGCCGTACAGTCCTTTATGCGGCGTAAAAATATGAGCCGGAATCAGCAACCCGCCCCGGCCGTAAATCTCCTCCTGCAGCACTCTTGAGGAGGCATACAGCCGCTGCGAGCTGAGGTTGACGTTGCGCATATGCCGGCTCATCCACGCGCTGAAGTCTTCCATTGCCGGAAGATCCGGCATGAAGGCCAGCACATGGCATTCTTTGCGGCCCGGTTCGCGGATTTCAATTTCCGTACCGAGCAGAATCGTCGTTCCCCGGTAAGTAACGCCCCCGCCCTCTGCTTCAGCCATCTCACCGGACATCAGCAGATCGCGGATATCCTGCATGACACCTGGCGAATGGCTGTCAATGATGCCGATCAGCTCGATGCCTTTGAGTTCAGCAGCTTCTTTAGCGATATTGGCGAAGGTGAGGTCGCGGCTTCCGCTGATTTTGACAGCTGCTCCTGCAGAAGTCCTGCCGATGTGGACATGCAAATCGCAGTAAAAGCTGTGCAGCTTGGGTTCTAGTGCCATTGGCCGGTTAAGGTGTACAGGTGCCAGGCATAGACGGCCATCATCGTTTTGGCATCAGCAATCCGTCCGTCTGCAATGTACTGGTATGCTTCTTCAAGCGTCAGCTCGGATACCTCAAGAAACTCATCCTCATCCAGTGCCATTTCCCCCGGCTGGGCATTTTCCGTCACATACAGGTGAATGATCTCATCCGCAAAGCCCGGCGAGGTATAAAAAGACTTCAGCAGCTTCAGCTCTCCGCTATGAAAGCCTGTCTCCTCCTGCAGCTCACGGCCTGCGGCTTCCAGCGGATCTTCGCCTTTATCCAGCTTGCCGGCCGGAATTTCCACCTCTGTACGGTGCATCGGCTGACGGTACTGCTCCACCACCAGCATTTTATTGTTATTCAGCGCAAGTACGGCCACGGCTCCGGGATGCTTTACAACTTCACGTGTAGCACTGTTGCCGTCCGGCAGCTTCACCGTGTCTACCTGCAGGCTGATGATTTTACCTTCAAAAACCGGCTGTGTTGACAACGTTTCTTCATCCAATGCGGGATTGCTGAATTTTTCATTCTTTTTCATAGATTCATGGTCTCCTTTGGCTGAGTTCTGCATAGGGTGTATTATAGCAAACTTAAGGGGAAAGAAGGAATGCAAGCATGAACAACATCCTTATCCGTACCAGCAGATCAGCCGTTACAGTCGCAGGCAAGCCTGAGCAGGTTAAAGCCGTTATTGCAGGATGGATCGAACGGTACGGGCGCGATATGCCCTTGTCCTATGTCCTTCTGCTGCAGGCAGAAGCACGGAA contains these protein-coding regions:
- a CDS encoding AroM family protein, whose translation is MNNIGMITIGQTPRSDVAPILEKCLEGRAGLVQAGVLDGYTAEQVYELFSPQAGEYVLTTRMADGTAAVISRERIAPVLQEKIDTMEADGITTILLLCTGVFPGLHTNRAHLLEPDQIIPPVVQAMLGGRRLGLIGPLPEQEEAMNEKFAASGARVPFAAASPYTGTESDFRAAAERLRDEADVLVLDCMGYVEQHRQWAASAGVPAVLSNALMGKLIAEMV
- a CDS encoding DUF1177 domain-containing protein translates to MALQQTITVMNTMDSAYVNGEQIRQLFSAYPGIEVLVQKVEGEKGSTEFVKITIPGSEGKLNGGSAPTFGIVGRLGGIGARPSRIGIVSDADGAVAAVAAALKLADMQSKGDVLKGDVLITTHICPDAPTLPHEPVDFMDSPVDILQMNEHEVLPEMEAVLSIDTTKGNRVVNHKGIAISPTVKEGYILRVSEDLLRIKEMTTGQYPVTFPVTTQDITPYGNGLYHINSILQPAVATSAPVVGLAITAQSMVPGCGTGASHEVDIAQAVRFAIETAKEVTQGTCSFYNEEEFARITELYGSMNVLQTLGRPAVASL
- a CDS encoding serine hydrolase, coding for MLQQQLAAALQSEAEAAGFSGSFLVKSTGAAVVSGTYGYANKSDRTFNRPDTRFGIASGCKLFTAIAVCQLIEQGRLALDSNVMDILERTHFPRFSAEFTVHQLLTHSSGIPDYFDEETMNDFTELWRTRPMYLLRRLEDFLPMFHELPMASEPGARFHYNNAGYILLGLLVEKLSGLTFTDYVEQHIFAACQMEASGYFELDALPGNTAQGYIVKDDGTWTTNVYSIPVKGGADGGAFTTAPDMLLLWEGLLQHKLLGPEMTARLLTPHIHVDKDDHYGYGVWITKRDGEVYKYHVMGYDPGVSFHSAYYPAGKAIATVLCNESRGAYRMLKTIEKCLDR
- a CDS encoding pyrimidine-nucleoside phosphorylase; this encodes MRAVDLIQKKRDGGELSREEIAFLIQGYSKGEIPDYQISAWAMAVYFRGMNARETGDLTLEMAMSGDQVDLSPIAGIKVDKHSTGGVGDKTTVVLAPLVASAGVPVAKMSGRGLGHTGGTLDKLESIAGFSVEMGREQFFAQVGEIGAAVIGQSGNITPADKKLYALRDVTATVESIPLIASSVMSKKIAAGADAIVLDVKTGSGAFMKTLDDSIALAQAMVDIGTHLGRNTVAVISDMDQPLGFGIGNALEIKEGIETLKGQGPKDLQEVCLILGSQMLVLGGKAKDEAEARSILLSHIEDGSALEKFKQMVSAQGGDVTQVEAPDTLPSASRFLEVKAASAGYVESIQAEEIGVAAMLLGAGRETKESQIDLAVGIQLSLKVGDTVAAGDTLAVLHVNDASESKVREAEAKVLEAYRISGEPVPPQPLVFALVTKDGVTRY
- a CDS encoding purine-nucleoside phosphorylase; the encoded protein is MAVTQNHIQEAVAYIKDQCTVAPEIGLILGSGLGVLADLITDEVVIPYNEIPHFPVSTVEGHEGELLIGLIEGRRVVMMKGRFHMYEGYGPETTAFPVRVMKELGVTSLLVTNAAGGVNKDYTPGDLMLITDHLNLTGRNPLIGPNDNALGVRFPDMSAAYSPRLIAVAKEAAAAQNFEFKEGVYAGLLGPNYETPAEIVMLRVLGADAVGMSTVSETIVARHAGLEVLGISCITNMAAGILDQPLNHAEVMETAERVRERFLKLVLAFIPKM
- the deoB gene encoding phosphopentomutase, producing the protein MSSFKRIGFIVLDSVGIGEAPDAESFGDKGSHTLGHILERVPGLKLPNLQKLGLANIAALPPLEPVAEPAGYYGKMQEVSVGKDTMTGHWELMGLKIEVPFNVYPDGFPAELIEKFEAATGRKVIGNKPASGTEILVEYGEEQMKTGAWIVYTSADSVFQLAAHEDIIPLEELYSACKIARELTMAPEFSVGRVIARPYVGQPGDFKRTPNRHDYAVKPPEPTVMNALQDIGKDVIAVGKINDIFTGEGVTASYPTKSNEHGIQITIDELRKPFDGFLFTNLVDFDSLYGHRRDPEGYGHALEVFDEAVPELLSTLGEDDLLIISADHGNDPIHSGTDHTREYVPLLVYSPRFKTPGNLGIRQTFSDVAATIADNFGAKAPQYGTSFLAELK
- the xerD gene encoding site-specific tyrosine recombinase XerD, giving the protein MKSHLQSFMHYLTEDKGLSSSTLESYGRDISQFLDFAAERGIPSPDEIRRSHLLQYLAALRGAGRAAATVNRSTVSLRAFFHYLLKTRQISQDPTLEMDKIKPSHKPPIILSIEEVERLLAAPDITGPQGMRDKAMLELLYATGIRVSELISLDVGDVQTGLKFVRCSAASGKERIIPIGTLAADSVAGYTDEWRDKLLRSGKEEPALFLNSLGGRLTRQGFWKIIKKYAREARIGQDITPHTLRHSFAAHLLEGGADLRSVQQMLGHADISTTQVYSGIARKNMKEVYESHHPRA
- a CDS encoding DUF4227 family protein translates to MIVSIPKTVRRLYFMTLLVAFSCLLYYALNWIGGWISPVDHYDIPEGSAVRAFQDAPSDSDGLNAGERLRLYYWYGE